A window of Natrinema versiforme contains these coding sequences:
- a CDS encoding glucose 1-dehydrogenase has product MKAIAVAPGAGVPEVVERPVPEPSPGEALVRICRVGVDGTDYEVIEGSHGGVPDGDDRLVLGHEAVGIVEDANGTDLEEGQYVVPTVRRPPAGVETNAYFERGEPDMAPDGEYVERGIVGAHGFMAEYITSPAADLVPIPADLAEWGFLVEPISITEKAIEHARATRSAFDWQPESVLVLGTGSLGLLTAAMFTETLGYERVYCLGRSDRPDPTIDIVEQLGATYIDSRETPVSEIATAYESMDIVYEATGYAKHAFESIDALAPNGVAALLGVPGDWEFEVDGGRLHRELVLHNKSLVGSVNSNRGHFEAAIDTLAGLPDWVLEGIVSGVYSLESVERAFPEATARVPAGGRGAAGTVDDDTTIKTAVEFEGI; this is encoded by the coding sequence ATGAAAGCCATCGCAGTCGCGCCCGGGGCGGGTGTCCCCGAAGTCGTCGAGCGGCCTGTTCCCGAACCATCTCCCGGCGAGGCGCTCGTTCGGATCTGTCGCGTGGGCGTCGACGGGACCGATTACGAGGTCATCGAGGGGTCCCACGGCGGGGTCCCCGACGGCGACGACCGGCTGGTTCTCGGCCACGAGGCCGTCGGCATCGTCGAGGATGCAAATGGGACCGATCTCGAGGAGGGCCAGTACGTCGTGCCGACGGTTCGACGGCCCCCCGCCGGCGTCGAGACCAACGCGTACTTCGAGCGCGGCGAACCCGACATGGCACCCGACGGCGAGTACGTCGAACGCGGGATCGTCGGTGCTCACGGCTTCATGGCGGAGTACATCACGAGTCCGGCTGCGGATCTCGTCCCGATTCCCGCCGACTTAGCCGAGTGGGGATTTCTCGTCGAGCCGATCAGCATCACCGAGAAAGCGATCGAACACGCTCGCGCGACGCGCTCGGCGTTCGACTGGCAGCCCGAGTCCGTCCTCGTCCTCGGCACCGGTTCGCTGGGGCTGTTGACCGCCGCGATGTTCACCGAGACGCTGGGCTACGAACGGGTCTACTGCCTGGGCCGGTCGGACCGGCCGGACCCGACGATCGACATCGTCGAGCAACTCGGCGCGACGTACATCGATTCCCGCGAAACGCCGGTCTCCGAGATCGCGACCGCCTACGAATCGATGGACATCGTTTACGAGGCGACCGGCTACGCGAAACACGCCTTCGAGTCGATCGACGCGCTCGCCCCCAACGGCGTCGCGGCGCTGCTCGGCGTCCCCGGCGACTGGGAGTTCGAGGTCGACGGCGGCCGTCTCCACCGCGAACTCGTGCTCCACAACAAGTCCCTCGTCGGCAGCGTCAACTCGAATCGCGGCCACTTCGAGGCGGCCATCGACACCCTCGCCGGACTCCCCGACTGGGTGCTCGAGGGGATCGTCTCCGGCGTCTACAGCCTCGAGTCGGTCGAGCGAGCGTTCCCGGAAGCGACCGCACGCGTCCCGGCGGGCGGCCGCGGGGCGGCAGGAACCGTGGATGACGACACGACTATAAAAACGGCGGTCGAATTCGAAGGCATATGA
- a CDS encoding DUF371 domain-containing protein → MDEVIHARGHENVSAEHASTFEVTTDDYLTPAGDCILAIEADRTPADFDPEFVAACRDETATISVTIEADGYTETVEGRGDPDLEFENERSAVGRTSDYVDDRTIVVGAEFAAEGFDRDLVDALADGAEATVTISVE, encoded by the coding sequence ATGGACGAAGTCATTCATGCTCGCGGCCACGAGAACGTCAGCGCCGAGCACGCGAGCACCTTCGAAGTGACGACCGATGACTACCTCACTCCCGCGGGCGACTGCATCCTCGCGATCGAGGCCGACCGCACCCCCGCCGATTTCGACCCCGAGTTCGTCGCAGCCTGTCGGGACGAAACGGCGACGATCTCCGTCACCATCGAGGCCGACGGCTACACGGAGACCGTCGAGGGACGCGGTGACCCCGACCTCGAGTTCGAAAACGAGCGCAGCGCGGTCGGGCGCACGAGCGACTACGTCGACGACCGGACGATCGTCGTTGGTGCCGAGTTCGCGGCCGAAGGGTTCGACCGCGATCTCGTCGACGCGCTGGCCGACGGGGCCGAAGCGACGGTGACGATTTCCGTCGAGTGA
- a CDS encoding inorganic diphosphatase has protein sequence MVNLWEDLETGPNPPEEIYAVVECLKGERNKYEYDKDVPGVVLDRVLHSNVHYPSDYGFIPQSYYDDEDPFDVLVLVEDQTFPGCVIEARPVALMKMDDDGEQDDKVIAVPSEDPRYDHIEDLEDIPQQELDEIDEFFSSYKNLEEGKEVETQGWEDKQAAYDAIEHAQELYDENF, from the coding sequence ATGGTCAACCTCTGGGAAGACCTCGAGACCGGACCGAATCCGCCAGAAGAGATCTACGCCGTCGTGGAGTGTCTCAAGGGCGAGCGAAACAAGTACGAGTACGACAAGGACGTCCCCGGCGTCGTGCTGGACCGCGTGCTCCACAGCAACGTCCACTATCCGAGCGACTATGGCTTCATCCCGCAGTCCTATTACGACGACGAGGACCCCTTCGACGTGCTCGTCCTCGTCGAGGACCAGACATTCCCCGGCTGCGTGATCGAAGCCCGTCCCGTCGCCCTGATGAAGATGGACGACGACGGCGAGCAGGACGACAAGGTCATCGCCGTTCCGAGCGAGGACCCGCGCTACGATCACATCGAGGACCTCGAGGACATCCCCCAGCAGGAACTCGACGAGATCGACGAATTCTTCTCGAGCTACAAGAACCTCGAAGAGGGCAAGGAAGTCGAGACGCAGGGCTGGGAGGACAAGCAGGCGGCCTACGACGCGATCGAGCACGCACAGGAGCTCTACGACGAGAACTTCTAG
- a CDS encoding PadR family transcriptional regulator yields MSEAQSITGEQSIARELTAFQNNILVILAKEPMYGLAIKRELEDYYGTEVNHGRLYPNLDELVDLGLVEKSELDKRTNQYSLTDDGYDAVLDGIQWTLSKVVTSDDRADEISEIVDNSY; encoded by the coding sequence ATGTCAGAGGCACAATCAATCACCGGCGAACAGAGTATTGCACGCGAACTCACAGCCTTCCAGAACAATATCCTCGTTATCCTCGCCAAGGAGCCGATGTACGGCCTGGCGATCAAGCGAGAACTCGAGGACTACTACGGGACCGAAGTCAATCACGGTCGACTCTACCCCAACCTCGACGAACTCGTCGATCTCGGACTGGTCGAGAAGAGCGAACTCGACAAGCGAACCAACCAGTACTCGCTGACCGACGACGGCTACGACGCCGTCCTCGACGGCATCCAGTGGACCCTCTCGAAGGTCGTCACCAGTGACGACCGCGCCGATGAGATCAGCGAGATCGTCGACAACAGCTACTAG
- a CDS encoding helix-turn-helix domain-containing protein, whose amino-acid sequence MTTIAELSLSTTEFALAETFQQLPALEVRVESVVAEGPSRTVPLVWFSNVDRDDLEPVLEGDPTVAEHRQLLENTEDGELFYRLEYTDEVGSVCCCVYRHGGTVLDAHVSDGQWTLRLLFPHREELSSAVSDIEERGVRIDVKRMVEAGQDEDLETTAALTEPQQEAIAEAYRQGYYDVPREISLEELANELNISHQALSERLRRANRVLAGEQLDEPTGEMATPD is encoded by the coding sequence ATGACGACGATCGCAGAACTTTCGCTTTCGACGACCGAGTTCGCACTCGCAGAGACCTTCCAGCAACTACCGGCCCTCGAGGTCCGCGTCGAAAGCGTCGTCGCGGAGGGGCCGTCCCGAACGGTCCCGCTCGTCTGGTTTTCGAACGTCGACCGCGACGACCTCGAGCCGGTTCTCGAGGGAGATCCGACCGTCGCCGAGCACCGCCAGTTGCTCGAGAACACCGAGGACGGCGAGCTGTTCTACCGGCTCGAGTACACCGACGAAGTCGGCTCGGTCTGTTGTTGCGTCTACCGACACGGCGGGACGGTGCTCGACGCCCACGTGTCGGACGGCCAGTGGACGCTCCGACTGCTCTTCCCCCACCGCGAGGAGCTTTCGAGCGCCGTCTCGGACATCGAAGAGCGCGGCGTCCGGATCGACGTCAAGCGCATGGTCGAGGCCGGGCAGGACGAGGACCTCGAGACGACGGCGGCACTGACCGAACCCCAACAGGAGGCCATCGCCGAGGCCTATCGACAGGGCTATTACGACGTTCCCCGCGAGATCTCGCTCGAGGAACTCGCGAACGAACTCAATATCTCCCATCAGGCCCTCTCCGAGCGGCTCCGCCGGGCGAACCGCGTACTCGCGGGCGAACAGTTAGACGAGCCGACGGGCGAGATGGCGACGCCAGACTGA
- a CDS encoding transcription initiation factor IIB family protein gives MTRSTRQRERTRETDETEDQEGVRACPECESDNLVKDSDRGELICEDCGLVVEEEQIDPGPEWRAFNHQERQEKSRVGAPTTQTMHDKGLTTTIDWKDKDAYGRSISSKKRSQMHRLRKWQERIRTKDAGERNLQFALSEIDRMASALGVPRSVREVASVIYRRALKEDLIRGRSIEGVATSALYAACRKEGIPRSLEEISEVSRVERKEIGRTYRYISQELGLEMRPVDPKKYVPRFCSELELSEEVQTKANEIIEKTAEEGLLSGKSPTGYAAAAIYAASLLCNEKKTQREVADVAQVTEVTIRNRYQEQIEAMGIHG, from the coding sequence ATGACACGGTCCACCCGCCAGCGGGAGCGAACGCGCGAGACGGACGAGACCGAGGATCAGGAAGGGGTACGTGCCTGCCCCGAGTGTGAATCGGATAATCTCGTTAAGGACTCCGACCGGGGTGAGCTCATCTGTGAAGACTGTGGGCTCGTCGTGGAGGAAGAACAAATCGATCCTGGCCCGGAGTGGCGGGCGTTCAACCACCAGGAACGACAGGAGAAGTCCCGCGTCGGCGCGCCGACGACGCAGACGATGCACGACAAGGGACTGACGACGACGATCGACTGGAAGGACAAGGACGCCTACGGACGCTCGATTTCTTCGAAAAAGCGCAGTCAGATGCACCGACTGCGCAAGTGGCAGGAGCGAATCCGCACCAAAGACGCCGGCGAACGGAACCTGCAGTTCGCACTCAGCGAAATCGACCGGATGGCCTCCGCGCTCGGTGTCCCGCGCTCGGTCCGCGAGGTCGCGTCGGTCATCTACCGCCGCGCGCTCAAGGAAGACCTCATTCGCGGCCGCTCGATCGAGGGCGTCGCGACATCCGCGCTGTACGCCGCCTGTCGAAAGGAAGGGATTCCGCGAAGCCTCGAGGAAATCTCGGAAGTCTCCCGCGTCGAACGCAAAGAGATCGGTCGCACGTATCGATACATCTCGCAGGAACTCGGCCTCGAGATGCGACCCGTCGACCCGAAAAAGTACGTCCCTCGTTTCTGTTCCGAACTCGAACTCTCCGAAGAGGTCCAGACCAAGGCCAACGAGATCATCGAGAAGACGGCCGAGGAAGGGCTCCTCTCGGGCAAGTCACCGACGGGCTACGCCGCGGCCGCGATCTACGCCGCGTCGCTGCTCTGTAACGAGAAGAAGACCCAGCGAGAGGTCGCCGATGTCGCACAGGTGACCGAGGTGACGATCCGGAACCGGTATCAGGAACAGATCGAAGCGATGGGCATTCACGGCTAA
- a CDS encoding HAD family hydrolase — protein sequence MERYDLVYRLYDEYDTKTLREYQEFVDIFPAVDSRVALEHWQGATEELEERKDEIRSAFAAGETFAEVAARATRDQAFTALDLEAKYGRAVNVLVLDVDETLRSAGGTDNEIPRETLHLLTEFYDAGVPIVICTGQTLENVKGFAIQGLGSEIVHSGDLSIVYEAGTGVFTPGHGAETKQLLYEDLEESIRTVFDDVRSRVLPEAPEELRRGCHLQGNEFNVTMKPNYETGSADAREVIDEALVYLIDLLADAVGTTLDGDGSNGNGGAELDGETVVDWTRAFYAAQDPEIRAVLEGEGAYPDIDTNGVPERLAAVLERIDVAYYEADAAEIGSLELNKVVGVERALDVLGVDDPFALVMGDSKSDLRVMEWVADTDAGIAAAPEHASQDTLEHVLETDELVFDRGKSVDVLRTVYALNRLARLG from the coding sequence ATGGAACGATACGATCTCGTCTATCGGCTCTACGACGAGTACGACACGAAGACGCTGCGGGAGTACCAGGAGTTCGTCGACATCTTCCCGGCCGTCGATTCGCGGGTCGCCTTGGAGCACTGGCAGGGGGCGACCGAGGAACTCGAGGAGCGAAAGGACGAGATCCGATCGGCCTTTGCGGCCGGCGAGACGTTCGCAGAGGTCGCCGCACGGGCGACCCGCGATCAGGCCTTTACCGCGCTCGACCTCGAGGCGAAGTACGGCCGCGCGGTGAACGTGCTCGTGCTCGACGTCGACGAGACGCTGCGCTCGGCCGGCGGAACCGACAACGAGATTCCCCGGGAGACGCTGCACCTCCTGACCGAGTTCTACGACGCCGGGGTCCCGATCGTCATCTGTACGGGCCAGACCCTAGAGAACGTCAAGGGGTTCGCGATTCAGGGGCTGGGCAGCGAGATCGTCCACTCGGGGGACCTCTCGATCGTCTACGAGGCGGGAACCGGCGTGTTCACGCCGGGCCACGGCGCGGAGACGAAGCAGTTGCTCTACGAGGACTTAGAGGAGTCGATCCGGACCGTCTTCGACGACGTGCGCTCGCGCGTGCTCCCCGAAGCGCCCGAGGAACTCCGCCGGGGCTGTCACCTGCAGGGCAACGAGTTCAACGTCACGATGAAGCCCAACTACGAGACCGGCTCCGCGGACGCTCGCGAGGTCATCGACGAGGCACTGGTCTATCTCATCGATCTGCTCGCGGACGCCGTCGGGACGACGCTCGACGGCGACGGCAGCAACGGCAACGGCGGCGCGGAACTGGACGGCGAGACGGTCGTCGACTGGACCCGCGCGTTCTACGCCGCACAGGACCCGGAAATCAGGGCCGTCCTCGAGGGCGAAGGCGCGTATCCCGACATCGATACCAATGGGGTACCCGAGCGACTCGCGGCGGTCCTCGAGCGAATCGATGTCGCCTACTACGAGGCCGACGCGGCCGAGATCGGCAGCCTCGAACTGAACAAGGTCGTCGGCGTCGAACGCGCGCTCGACGTGCTGGGGGTCGACGACCCGTTCGCGCTCGTGATGGGCGACTCCAAGAGCGATCTGCGCGTCATGGAGTGGGTCGCCGACACCGACGCCGGGATCGCAGCGGCCCCGGAACACGCCTCACAGGACACCTTAGAGCACGTCCTCGAGACGGACGAACTCGTCTTCGATCGGGGGAAAAGCGTGGACGTGCTCCGGACGGTGTACGCGCTCAATCGGTTAGCCCGCCTCGGGTGA
- a CDS encoding rnhA operon protein: MTDPNAVDADADGGESSDVTRPSDTPEASGSEAADAETDTESADLSRGIVDEVERLTRLERSAVDENEVEAYEDRRDDLLDEHDFTARIRDDDGDDALVLHPAEWHDEENGVIRTERIDDIDRAVEIPLEGTADPDDWEAVDDHNRDLVAAVREAHGDVHGDNAAMLADFAGNHYAKPIESLTSEELAEFGTDYAVRNAWPSAKQQEVIAESIEHVFETAGEPVPEIRF, from the coding sequence ATGACCGATCCGAACGCGGTAGACGCCGACGCTGACGGCGGTGAATCCAGTGACGTGACGCGACCGTCAGACACCCCTGAGGCGTCCGGCAGCGAGGCCGCTGACGCCGAGACGGACACCGAGAGTGCGGACCTCTCGCGAGGAATCGTCGACGAGGTCGAACGGCTGACTCGACTCGAGCGCAGCGCAGTGGACGAAAACGAAGTCGAGGCCTACGAAGACCGGCGCGACGACCTGCTCGACGAACACGACTTCACGGCCCGCATCCGCGACGACGACGGCGACGATGCGCTCGTACTCCATCCCGCGGAGTGGCACGACGAGGAAAACGGCGTCATCAGGACCGAGCGGATCGACGACATCGACCGCGCGGTCGAAATCCCGCTCGAGGGGACGGCCGATCCGGACGATTGGGAGGCTGTCGACGACCACAACCGGGACCTCGTCGCAGCGGTCAGGGAGGCCCACGGCGATGTCCACGGCGATAACGCCGCCATGCTCGCCGATTTCGCGGGCAATCACTACGCGAAGCCGATCGAATCGCTAACGAGCGAGGAACTCGCGGAGTTCGGCACTGACTACGCGGTTCGGAACGCCTGGCCGTCGGCAAAACAACAGGAAGTGATCGCGGAGTCGATCGAACACGTCTTCGAGACCGCTGGTGAGCCGGTCCCGGAGATCCGGTTCTAG
- a CDS encoding alkaline phosphatase family protein, producing the protein MGLFDRLRGDGDPRVAFIGVDGVPYSLLSENEELFPNFAAIADDGTAAEISSIVPPESSACWPSLTTGMNPGETGVYGFQDREVGTYDTYVPMGRDVQADRVWDRVQEDGRKATVMNVPVTFPPQRDVQRMVSGFLSPGLDKAAYPDDVRDYLETLDYRIDVNPKLGHQEDKSEFIEDAHATIDAQYEAFQHYIEEDDWDLFFGVFMTTDRVNHFLFKDYERDGENKDAFIEFYQKVDDYIGRLRESLPDDVTMIVASDHGFTSLDYEVHFNEWLREEGWLSFGTDDPEELNDIADDTTAYSFIPGRFYINLEGREPRGSVPEEEYDAVRDELKADLEALEGPNGNKVVERVVEKEEAFRGDHDDIAPDLVAIPNNGFDLKSGFKADSEIFTSGPRNGMHSFDNTSLYIDHPEATIDDADLFDITPTILDLMDVDYSRGDFDGASLV; encoded by the coding sequence ATGGGTCTGTTCGATCGATTGCGGGGCGACGGCGACCCCCGGGTCGCATTTATCGGGGTCGACGGCGTACCGTATAGTCTCCTATCGGAGAACGAGGAACTGTTCCCGAACTTCGCTGCGATCGCCGACGACGGGACCGCCGCGGAAATCTCGAGCATCGTCCCGCCGGAGTCCAGCGCCTGCTGGCCGTCGCTGACGACCGGCATGAACCCCGGCGAGACGGGCGTCTACGGCTTCCAGGACCGAGAGGTCGGCACGTACGACACCTACGTCCCGATGGGCCGGGACGTCCAGGCCGACCGCGTCTGGGACCGCGTACAGGAGGACGGCCGCAAGGCCACCGTGATGAACGTCCCCGTCACGTTCCCGCCCCAGCGCGACGTCCAGCGGATGGTCTCGGGCTTCCTCTCGCCCGGCCTCGACAAGGCCGCCTACCCCGACGACGTGCGCGACTACCTCGAGACGCTCGATTACCGGATCGACGTCAATCCGAAACTCGGCCATCAGGAGGACAAATCCGAGTTCATCGAGGACGCCCACGCCACGATCGACGCCCAGTACGAGGCCTTCCAGCACTACATCGAGGAGGACGACTGGGACCTCTTCTTCGGCGTCTTCATGACCACCGACCGGGTCAACCACTTCCTGTTCAAAGACTACGAGCGCGACGGCGAGAACAAGGACGCGTTCATCGAGTTCTACCAGAAGGTCGACGACTACATCGGCCGTCTGCGCGAGTCGCTGCCCGACGACGTCACAATGATCGTCGCCTCCGACCACGGCTTTACCAGCCTCGACTACGAGGTCCACTTCAACGAGTGGCTCCGAGAGGAGGGCTGGCTCTCGTTCGGCACCGACGATCCCGAGGAACTGAACGACATCGCCGACGACACCACGGCCTACTCGTTCATCCCCGGCCGCTTCTACATCAACCTCGAGGGCCGCGAACCCCGCGGCTCCGTCCCCGAGGAGGAGTACGACGCAGTTCGAGACGAACTCAAAGCCGATCTCGAGGCCCTCGAGGGGCCGAACGGCAACAAGGTCGTCGAACGTGTCGTCGAGAAGGAGGAAGCCTTCCGCGGCGACCACGACGACATCGCGCCGGATCTGGTCGCGATCCCGAACAACGGCTTCGACCTGAAGTCCGGCTTCAAGGCCGACTCCGAAATCTTCACCAGCGGGCCGCGAAACGGGATGCACAGCTTCGACAACACGTCGCTGTACATCGACCACCCCGAGGCGACGATCGACGATGCCGACCTGTTCGACATCACGCCGACGATCCTCGACTTGATGGACGTCGACTACAGCCGCGGCGATTTCGACGGCGCGAGCCTCGTCTAA
- the gfcR gene encoding transcriptional regulator GfcR: MKNVDDLIESAAELAARGLSKGEIADELNVSRETASWLVERSSTSAQPTDQPTQRPDNGGSSPQDIHVDWSAIGRDSKRMSHIASAMADMLAKHGDDVDLTIGIEKAGGPIATLVARELETDLGTYTPAKHQWEEGDIDELGGTFSRNFAGIRDRECYIVDDTVTSGTTMRETIEAIRAEGGKPLACVVLADKQGLEELEGVPVYSLLQVISVGKDE, translated from the coding sequence ATGAAAAACGTCGACGACCTGATCGAGAGTGCGGCCGAGCTCGCGGCCCGGGGCCTCTCGAAGGGCGAGATCGCAGACGAGTTGAACGTTTCTCGAGAGACCGCGAGCTGGCTCGTCGAGCGCAGCAGCACGAGCGCGCAGCCGACCGACCAACCGACGCAGCGACCGGACAACGGCGGGAGTAGCCCGCAGGACATCCACGTCGACTGGTCCGCGATCGGCCGGGACAGCAAGCGGATGAGCCACATCGCGTCCGCGATGGCAGACATGCTCGCCAAACACGGCGACGACGTCGACCTGACGATCGGAATCGAGAAGGCCGGCGGCCCCATCGCCACCCTCGTCGCCCGCGAACTCGAGACCGACCTCGGGACCTACACCCCCGCGAAACACCAGTGGGAGGAGGGCGATATCGACGAACTCGGCGGCACGTTCTCGCGGAACTTCGCCGGCATCCGCGACCGCGAGTGCTACATCGTCGACGACACCGTCACCAGCGGGACCACCATGCGCGAGACGATCGAAGCGATTCGCGCCGAGGGCGGGAAACCGCTCGCTTGCGTCGTCCTCGCGGACAAGCAGGGCCTCGAGGAACTCGAGGGCGTCCCCGTCTACTCGCTGTTGCAGGTCATCAGCGTCGGAAAGGACGAGTGA
- the rnhA gene encoding ribonuclease HI, translating into MPVIECDVETARERLEAADVTVDSGNTDHERWRASRGGATAVAYDDKVVIQGSDPREIEALLREDGGRAHVYFDGGSRGNPGPAAIGWVIVTGDGIVAEDGETIGTATNNQAEYEALIAGLEAARDYGYDEVHVRGDSELIVKQVRGEYDTNNPELREKRVTVHEILQAFDEWTLEYVPREVNDRADGLVNEALDQA; encoded by the coding sequence ATGCCGGTTATCGAGTGCGACGTCGAGACGGCTCGCGAACGGCTCGAGGCGGCGGACGTCACCGTCGACTCGGGAAACACTGACCACGAACGCTGGCGAGCGAGCCGCGGCGGCGCAACCGCCGTCGCCTACGACGACAAGGTCGTGATTCAGGGCTCGGACCCGCGGGAGATCGAGGCGCTGCTCCGCGAGGACGGCGGGCGCGCACACGTCTACTTCGACGGCGGCTCTCGCGGGAACCCCGGCCCGGCCGCGATCGGCTGGGTGATCGTCACCGGCGACGGGATCGTCGCCGAGGACGGCGAGACGATCGGGACGGCGACGAACAATCAGGCCGAGTACGAGGCGCTGATCGCCGGTCTCGAGGCCGCTCGCGACTACGGCTACGACGAGGTCCACGTCCGCGGCGACTCCGAACTCATCGTCAAGCAGGTCCGCGGCGAGTACGACACCAACAACCCCGAACTCCGCGAGAAGCGTGTGACCGTCCACGAAATCCTGCAGGCGTTCGACGAGTGGACACTCGAGTACGTCCCGCGAGAGGTCAACGACCGCGCGGACGGCCTCGTCAACGAGGCGCTGGATCAGGCCTAG
- a CDS encoding alpha/beta hydrolase — translation MTDTDRTTVLRRRFLETTGAIGSLAVAGCSQLDSSDDSNPTQENERDGTETGDDPSPAVSVREDVTYAVRDAGEMKLDLYVPERTETDGEPPLVVYVHGGGWVFGTRKNAPDLERYAAEWGCAMASVSYRLAVVPDDADFPTDGIADNPTPRGVFPDQIVDVKAAIRWLRANADEYGFDPDSVAAWGASAGGHLAALAGTLEDIESLPGDAYPDTAVAKDVAPDQSGAVQAVVDWYGISDILELPSQPGGLESFLLGGDVSENQDKARRASPTTYVDPETPPFLVMHGREDQVVSIQQSRLLLESLQTAGVGVTMYELHELGHVFDAESERTAMAQLTAEPRPAQTVTATAHLESGGETDDLFGSVPPAGPDAIDRFLERAIA, via the coding sequence ATGACCGATACCGACCGGACGACAGTGTTGCGGCGGCGATTTCTGGAAACGACGGGTGCGATCGGCTCGCTCGCAGTCGCGGGCTGTTCGCAACTGGACTCGAGCGACGACTCGAATCCGACGCAGGAAAACGAGCGGGACGGTACGGAGACGGGTGACGACCCTTCGCCCGCCGTTTCGGTTCGCGAAGACGTCACGTACGCGGTTCGGGATGCGGGCGAGATGAAACTGGACCTGTACGTTCCGGAACGGACAGAGACCGACGGCGAGCCACCGCTCGTCGTCTACGTCCACGGCGGCGGGTGGGTCTTCGGGACGCGGAAGAACGCCCCGGATCTCGAGCGATACGCCGCCGAGTGGGGCTGTGCGATGGCGAGCGTGAGTTATCGCTTAGCGGTGGTTCCGGACGACGCCGACTTCCCGACCGACGGCATCGCGGACAATCCGACCCCGAGAGGCGTCTTCCCGGACCAGATCGTCGACGTGAAGGCCGCGATCAGGTGGCTCCGCGCGAACGCCGACGAGTACGGATTCGATCCGGACAGCGTGGCGGCGTGGGGCGCATCGGCCGGGGGCCATCTGGCGGCCCTCGCCGGCACCCTCGAGGACATCGAGTCTCTCCCCGGAGATGCCTATCCCGACACCGCAGTCGCGAAAGATGTCGCCCCTGACCAGTCGGGTGCCGTACAGGCGGTCGTCGACTGGTACGGCATCAGTGATATCCTCGAACTCCCGAGCCAACCGGGCGGGCTCGAGTCGTTCCTTTTGGGCGGCGACGTCTCGGAGAATCAGGACAAGGCCAGACGGGCGAGTCCGACGACCTACGTCGATCCGGAGACGCCGCCGTTTCTCGTCATGCACGGCCGCGAGGACCAGGTCGTTTCGATCCAGCAGAGCCGGCTGCTGCTCGAGTCGCTGCAGACGGCCGGCGTCGGTGTGACGATGTACGAACTCCACGAGCTGGGCCACGTCTTCGACGCGGAGTCGGAACGGACGGCGATGGCACAGCTCACGGCGGAGCCGCGTCCCGCACAGACGGTGACCGCGACCGCCCACCTCGAGTCCGGTGGCGAGACGGACGACCTGTTCGGGAGCGTCCCGCCGGCGGGCCCGGACGCGATCGACCGGTTCCTCGAGCGGGCGATCGCGTGA
- the nth gene encoding endonuclease III — protein MSDDPEPAVNISGGATGGGVAAEFDPATADTRAEEVVDRLGELFWQKQYGGRDAFTCLVRTILSQNTSDKASQPAHDALVERYDGPDIDLAESLASAEQSTLAETISGAGLYNQKSETLIDTAEWVLAEFGSAAAFDAFVKDEEPSVVRETLLSVRGIGPKTADCVLLFAGGRGGVFPVDTHVHRIYRRMGIAPPDADHEAVRAVLERDVPAEKCGFGHTATIQFGREYCRAHKPACLEDPDACPMADICDQVGVYPATDEVVDPAAAPEGE, from the coding sequence ATGAGCGACGATCCGGAGCCCGCGGTCAACATCAGCGGCGGGGCGACCGGCGGCGGCGTCGCGGCCGAGTTCGATCCCGCCACCGCGGACACCCGCGCGGAAGAAGTCGTCGACCGACTCGGAGAGCTGTTCTGGCAGAAACAGTACGGCGGCCGGGACGCCTTCACCTGTCTCGTCCGAACGATCCTGAGCCAGAACACCAGCGACAAGGCGAGCCAGCCGGCCCACGACGCGCTGGTCGAGCGGTACGACGGCCCCGATATCGACCTTGCCGAATCGCTCGCGAGCGCCGAGCAATCGACGCTCGCCGAGACGATCAGCGGCGCGGGGCTGTACAACCAGAAGTCGGAGACGCTCATCGACACCGCCGAGTGGGTCCTCGCGGAGTTCGGTTCGGCCGCCGCGTTCGACGCCTTCGTCAAAGACGAGGAGCCGTCGGTCGTCCGCGAGACGCTGCTCTCCGTCCGGGGCATCGGTCCGAAGACCGCCGACTGCGTCTTACTCTTCGCGGGCGGTCGCGGCGGCGTGTTCCCCGTCGACACTCACGTCCACCGGATCTACCGCCGCATGGGGATCGCGCCGCCGGACGCGGACCACGAGGCCGTTCGGGCCGTCCTCGAGCGCGACGTGCCCGCCGAAAAGTGCGGGTTCGGTCACACGGCGACCATCCAGTTCGGCCGCGAGTACTGCAGGGCGCACAAGCCCGCCTGTCTCGAGGACCCGGACGCCTGTCCGATGGCCGATATCTGCGATCAGGTCGGAGTCTATCCCGCGACGGACGAGGTCGTCGATCCCGCTGCCGCTCCCGAGGGCGAGTGA